From Chryseotalea sp. WA131a:
TTTCTTCGTACTTAAAACCCTCCAAATCGCACAAAATAATCACGGTTTTAAAATCAATCTCCAACGAGTTAAGCGCGTTAGAAATTTCATCACCCATCATGTCTTTCAGCGCTTCTACGCGCAAGTCGGGTGTTATTTGCCGGTTTACATCTTCCGAGTTGTAATACGTTTCAACTTCTTGATAATCTACTTTGTTTGGCTCTTTGCTCTTTTTGCGATAATCGTTAATGAAACTGTTTTTCAAGATGCGAAACAGCCATGCCTTTGCATTAGTTCCTTTTTGGAATGATTCTATAAAACGAAATGCTTTTAAGTAGGTATCTTGCACCAAGTCTTTGGCATCGTCCCTGTCAAGTGTAAGTCGATAGCCGAAGTTGTACATGGAATTGATATGGGGAAGAAATTCGTTATTGAATATCTCTCCTTTCTCTTTGTCGCTGTAGGATTGCTTGGGGCTTTCTTCAAATTCCATGAGGCCACAAAAATAGTCAAGAACAGGGAGACTAGGCGGCTAAACTTAAATGATTTTATAGTTTTTGTATTCGCCTATGCGGAAGCCAATAAGGCGTTTTATTCTCTCTTTAAGCGAATAATTCTTTTTGGAAACATCAAAGTCAAATTTCCAATTTTTTTCACTAATCCGCCTGGCCATCACGGAGGGGTGGGTGTCAAGGAAAAGCGCCAATGAATCTATTTGGCTATAGTCAAATTCCGCTGCCTTTGCCACATGTTCATCTACCCATTTGTCATCGTGGTAGAAACTACTAAAAGTACGTTGTTTATGCTGCATTGCACGAGGATCGCGTACCCAGCCATAGTGATAGATGTAAGCATCGATTAATTTTACACTCAGTTTCTTATTGGGTTCCTTCCGGAACCCTTGTGCATCGCGATAGGAGAAAATGCTCTTGTCGTTTCTGACGATTCGAATTTCCCTGCGGTACCAATTCCATGATTCTCCGACATAGTCATATGATCCGTAAAAGTGCTTATAGTGAAAAAGTAATCCATCAATGGCTCGATTCTCTTTGTACTCGGTCATTGCCTGACGAATGGTGTCGTAATACTTTTCATGTACAACCTCATCGGCTTGTATGTAGAAACACCAATCGGCATCAGCACTTATCGCTTGAAATGCTTTGTCTGTTTCTACCGCCAATACGCGGCCACCCTCGCGAAGGGTATCATCCCAAACGGTGTGGATGATTCTAATTTTAGAGGAGTTGATGGCCTGGATTAAATCAAGCGTATTGTCTTCACAATTTCCAACTGCAACAATAAACTCATCGCAAAGTGGCAGCACAGAAGTAATGGCCTCTACAATTGGGTAGTCGTATTTAACTGCATTTCGAACAATGGTGAAGCCAGCAACTTTCATTTAACTTCAATTGTAAACTACTTTTTCTTGAAAACCCGTTTGAACTTTTTCCATCTGATCTTT
This genomic window contains:
- a CDS encoding sigma-70 family RNA polymerase sigma factor, with amino-acid sequence MEFEESPKQSYSDKEKGEIFNNEFLPHINSMYNFGYRLTLDRDDAKDLVQDTYLKAFRFIESFQKGTNAKAWLFRILKNSFINDYRKKSKEPNKVDYQEVETYYNSEDVNRQITPDLRVEALKDMMGDEISNALNSLEIDFKTVIILCDLEGFKYEEMAKILDIPIGTVRSRLHRARNLLKEKLSEYAKSMGYKNA
- a CDS encoding glycosyltransferase family 2 protein yields the protein MKVAGFTIVRNAVKYDYPIVEAITSVLPLCDEFIVAVGNCEDNTLDLIQAINSSKIRIIHTVWDDTLREGGRVLAVETDKAFQAISADADWCFYIQADEVVHEKYYDTIRQAMTEYKENRAIDGLLFHYKHFYGSYDYVGESWNWYRREIRIVRNDKSIFSYRDAQGFRKEPNKKLSVKLIDAYIYHYGWVRDPRAMQHKQRTFSSFYHDDKWVDEHVAKAAEFDYSQIDSLALFLDTHPSVMARRISEKNWKFDFDVSKKNYSLKERIKRLIGFRIGEYKNYKII